The sequence GGGGTTGTGCCAGCAAGAAGATATACAAGGCCAGATGGGCCAGCCGAGCCAGAATGGACAGCAACAGGGACTCATTGAGGTCGACCGGAGGCTCGTGGCGGGCGCGCCATCCGATACGTATCATCGCGGCGACCAGCACGAGGCAGCCGGCCCACTCGTGCATGCCGGTCCAGAAAGGTCTGGAGGGGTCGCCCTTGGGGCCGCGGATCTCGATGGCGAGGTAGGCCAGAGCGACCAGCAGGGCAGTCATCCAGTGCAGGACGACGGCGCCCCGTGTGTAGCGTGGTGGGGCGACGGTTGACTCGGACATCGGCTATGGCTCCGGGCTGAAGGAGCGCATATCGTAGGGGAAGTTAGCTGTCTATTGGCTTGATCTTGAGCCAATTGTTCGGTTTTTTCGCGCAGAATTGCCGTCTGCCGGGGCTGCGGGCGAAGGCGCCTGCCTTCGCCTGCCGCGCTCAGCCTTTTTCGGCAACGCGCTGAGCAATGTGAGCCAGCGCTTCTTCGACCTGATCGACCAGGATCAGACACAGATCGCCTGGCGCCAGACGTTGCAGTGCGCGGTCGATGGCAACGAATTCGCCGCGGATTTCCTCGATGTGAGACGCGCGGCTGGCCTGGGTCAGTCCCTGCCGCAGCAAAGCGATCACTTCGCCATCTTCGCGCCCACGTTGGCACTGGTCTTCGTAGAGCAGCACGTCGTCGAAATGCTCGCCCAGGATTTCGGTCTGCTGGCGCAGATCCTCGTCGCGGCGGTCACCTGCGCCACTGATGACGACACTGCGGCGCTTGGCCGGCATGGCGTCGACTGCGGTGACCAGAGCCTGGATCGCGTCCGGGTTATGGCCATAGTCGGCGATCAGCGTGGCACCGCCGTAGTCGAACACGTTGAAGCGCCCCGGGGCGGTTTGCGCGTCATTGACGAATGTTGCCAGCGCCTGCCGGATCGTGCCCCAGTCCAGCCCCAGCGCCCAGGCGGCACCGACGCAAGCCATGGCATTTTCCACCTGGAAGGTGATGGTGCCGTTGCGCGTAAGGGGGATATCGGCCAGAGGGATGAGGACTTCGTGGCTGCCCTCGGCGGCGACGATGCTGTCGCCCTCGCGATACACCACGCGTTTGCCCTGGGCGCGATGGGTGCTCATGAGGGAGTGATTGCGGTCTTGGGCAAAATAGGTGACGTCGCCGGGGCAGGCGCTGGCCATCTCGGCGACGTGCGCGTCGGCGGCGTTGAGCACGGCCATCCCTTTGCTGCGCACGTACTGCACGATGACCCGTTTGACCACGGCCAGGTCTTCGACGGTGCTGATATAGCCCAGACCCAGGTGGTCGCCCATGCCGATATTGGTGACGATGGCCACGTCGCACCGGTCAAACGCCAGCCCTTCGCGCAAGATGCCTCCGCGTGCGGTTTCGAATACGGCTGCGTCCACATCGGGATGCAGCAGAATGCGCCGGGCGCTGCGCGGACCACTGCAGTCACCGGTGTCGATGCGGCGCTTGCCCACATAAACCCCATCGGAATTGGTCATGCCCACGCGGTTGCCGGCGCAGGTCAGGATATGCGCCGACAGACGCACGGTAGTGGTTTTTCCGTTGGTGCCAGCCACGGCGATAACCGGGATGCGGGCATCGTCGCCCTCGTCGAACATCTGACCGATGATGGCCTCGCCTACTGCGCGCCCCTTGCCGAAAGACGGGTTCAGGTGCATGCGCAGGCCCGGTGCTGCATTGACCTCGACCACGCCGCCGTGTTGTTCTTCCAAGGGCAGATGGACGGTCTCGGCCACGACATCAACACCGCAGATATCCAGGCCGATCATGCGGGCGGCCGTGACGGCACGTGCGGCCAATTCGGGGTGGACCTCGTCGGTGACGTCGGTCGCCGAGCCTCCGGTGCTCAGGTTGGCATTGTTGCGTAACACCACCAGGGCGCCGGCCGGCGGCGTGGACTCGGGCGTATAGCCCTGCTTGTTCAGCACGCCCTGAGCGATGTCATCCAGACGGATCTTGGTCAGAGCCGTGGCATGCCCGTCGCCGCGCAGGGGGTCGGTGTTGACCTGCGCGACCAGTTCGCGAATGGTGTGCACGCCGTCGCCGGTGACTTGGGGCGGGTCGCGGCGCGAGGCTGCCACCAGTGAGTTGCCCACCACCAACAGGCGGAAGTCGTGACCAGGGATGTAGCGCTCGACAATGACTTCGGAGCTGATCTGTGAGGCGGCTTCAAAGGCGGCCAGCACACGTTCACGCGTCTCGATGTTGACCGCAACGCCGCGCCCCTGGCTGCCATCGCGCGGCTTGACCACGACCGGTCCGTTAAGATCCTGGGCCGCCTCCCAGGCGGCTTCGGCATCCTCCACGGAGCGGCCAAGCGGCACCGGTACCCGGCCGCATCCAGTAGCATCTTGGTGAGGTCTTTGTCCTGCGCGATGGATTCGGCGATGGCGCTGGTGCGGTCGGTTTCGGCGGCCTGGATACGGCGCTGCCGGCTGCCCTAGCCGAATTGCACCATGCTGCCCTGAGTCAGCCGGTGAAACGGAATGCCGCGCGAGGTCGCCGCCGTGACGATGGAACCGGTCGACGGGCCCAGGCGCACATCTTCGTCGAGTTCGCGTAAGCGGGCCAGGGCCTGGGGCAGATCAAAAGGCAGGTCCAGTCGGGCGGACTCAAGCAGTGCCTGAGCCAGCTCCATGGCCAGGCGGCCAACCTCTTCTTCGCTGTATTCGACGACGACCTGAAACACACCCGGTTCGATGGTCGTCGAGGTGCGGCCAAACGTTACAGGGCAGCCGGCATGGGCTTGCAGGGCCAGGGCGCAGGCTTGCAGCACATGGGCCAATGAAACGGACCCGCTGTGCCCTTCGGGCAAAAGCAGGCCGATCTGGGGAAAACGCGCGCGCAACCTCGCCTCGAAGTCAGGCATGTTGTCGATAGAGCATTCATTGTCGGCGCAGGCCGCAATGGCTTCTATGGCGGTATTACGGCTCCAGAGGTTGGGGCCTCGCAAAACGCGGATTCGGGAGACTTCCATGGCAGGCTTTCCTGTCGTCGAAGCGCGCTGC comes from Bordetella holmesii ATCC 51541 and encodes:
- a CDS encoding cyanophycin synthetase, with amino-acid sequence MEDAEAAWEAAQDLNGPVVVKPRDGSQGRGVAVNIETRERVLAAFEAASQISSEVIVERYIPGHDFRLLVVGNSLVAASRRDPPQVTGDGVHTIRELVAQVNTDPLRGDGHATALTKIRLDDIAQGVLNKQGYTPESTPPAGALVVLRNNANLSTGGSATDVTDEVHPELAARAVTAARMIGLDICGVDVVAETVHLPLEEQHGGVVEVNAAPGLRMHLNPSFGKGRAVGEAIIGQMFDEGDDARIPVIAVAGTNGKTTTVRLSAHILTCAGNRVGMTNSDGVYVGKRRIDTGDCSGPRSARRILLHPDVDAAVFETARGGILREGLAFDRCDVAIVTNIGMGDHLGLGYISTVEDLAVVKRVIVQYVRSKGMAVLNAADAHVAEMASACPGDVTYFAQDRNHSLMSTHRAQGKRVVYREGDSIVAAEGSHEVLIPLADIPLTRNGTITFQVENAMACVGAAWALGLDWGTIRQALATFVNDAQTAPGRFNVFDYGGATLIADYGHNPDAIQALVTAVDAMPAKRRSVVISGAGDRRDEDLRQQTEILGEHFDDVLLYEDQCQRGREDGEVIALLRQGLTQASRASHIEEIRGEFVAIDRALQRLAPGDLCLILVDQVEEALAHIAQRVAEKG
- the cphA1 gene encoding cyanophycin synthetase domain protein is translated as MEVSRIRVLRGPNLWSRNTAIEAIAACADNECSIDNMPDFEARLRARFPQIGLLLPEGHSGSVSLAHVLQACALALQAHAGCPVTFGRTSTTIEPGVFQVVVEYSEEEVGRLAMELAQALLESARLDLPFDLPQALARLRELDEDVRLGPSTGSIVTAATSRGIPFHRLTQGSMVQFG
- a CDS encoding prokaryotic cytochrome b561 family protein, giving the protein MTALLVALAYLAIEIRGPKGDPSRPFWTGMHEWAGCLVLVAAMIRIGWRARHEPPVDLNESLLLSILARLAHLALYIFLLAQPLLGMLTLNLADRPVTLIGLDWSFRIAAPNPEWRPLVKESHELMGNLFYFVIGLHALAALWHHYIKRDDTLRRML